The Lepeophtheirus salmonis chromosome 3, UVic_Lsal_1.4, whole genome shotgun sequence genomic interval atgagTTTACACATTGAGTGAGGATGGAACGGGTTCATTGATGGGAAGCGACtggtttatgtatttaaatatatctgaaAACATTTAATTGGAGAAGTTCGTATAAAGGTTCGACATCTTAAGATTACTGTTCCttacttaataaatagttaatgaGAAGTTCCTCACTTCTTAAGCAGACGAGACCCTCAATATTCAGACCGTAAAGAGTCTTCTCCACAGACGTTGACGTTTCGTAAAAAATTAGagtttggtttcttttttgaaactcGGAAATCATAGATTTAAGAATCTTGGCTAAAGTGAAGTCCGTCGAGTTGATTCGACTAAAATTCAAAACAACAGGAAGTATTTCTTCGTTTTCTagagttttttcattaataaaatttctaatatatgaGGCCGATGGGAAATGGAGAGCCTGATGTGGAGAAATCATTAAGTATTTGATGTCTTCAATCTGCAATTATAAcacattaattatcaaaaacgTATCAAGCGTaatgaagataattttatttgacataCTTGCATGAGTTCAACGTCGACTTTTGGTCGAGCAGATGAATACAACAGAAGCAATAGACTGACTCCCACACCAATCAATATGCCAAATTCCAATGCCCAGAACAGAcagcaaaaaaatgtaacaaaggtcgacaataaatcaatttctaaGGATTCAAATAAAAGGTTTCTTGAAttctacaaaaatgtatatttatatattaattctcATCATTACTTTTGCTTCTCCACATGGGCTTTATAACATCAAACTCGACGCTAAAAATTACAGCTGTGATTATAACAGCAGCAAGTGTAGCTTTTGGAATAAATTGACAGGCTGGCATTAGAAATATGAGACTGAGTATCACTAGCACTCCCGTGTAAACTCCTCCAAGAGTTGTTTTAACTCCAGATGCAGCATTAACTGCTGTTCTTGAGAATGATCCAGTAGTAGGCATTGAGCGAACAAAAGATCCCATTATATTACACAATCCCAAAGCTATCATTTCTTGATTTGCATCAACTTGCTTTCCACTAGCTGAGTATGGTTGTAAGcgcagaaaaaaaaagataataatgataacaaaaatTAGCAATAGAGTACTCTACCAAAAGCCTTGGCAATtgcaatattttctaatatggctattaaaggaataataatgatagctgATCCTAGAGTAGCAACCATATTTTTGTCCTCTCCATGGGACGTACTATTTGTTGAAAATGGTGGAGGCCCAAAAGGGGGAAGACCTCCTTCAACATTTCCAGTGAGAATAAAAGTATTGTTCCTTTCATTATTTGGATCAGGATGAGGATCAAGAGTAAAAGCTAGCACCGTACATATGACAACAATTAATGCATTTCTTCCCGTACTCAAAATCCACAGGAGAGAATTCAAAACACGATTCAGTTTAGGATAGTTATTTAATGAGCACTTGACATTTTTaagagactgaaaaaaaaaatattatttcaaaagtaataaactAAGGGactatgaaaaattatgtattaccCTCATGAGTAATAAAAGAATCATACAAATGAGTCCTAGTAAAGTGTCTTGCCATCTGAACGtatgaatattattgaaaatgtcgataaaatttCCTAAAATACCCTCGACATGCGATTTTGTATTTGGATCAATGTCTAAACCAAGGATTCCCTTAATTTGAGTACATGCAATTGTAATAGCTGCAGCAGATGTAAAACCGGCAATGACAGGTACAGAAATAAAATCCACAACGaaacctaaataaaaaaaagataaatttgacagatttaaaatgtgttatataCGAAACATACCTAATTGCAATAAACCAAAGGCCAAAATGATTAATCCACTAATGAAAGTCAGTAGAACAGCATAGTCTGGCGTTAATTGTGCATGATCAGCAGTCATCAGAGCCATGATTGCTGTTGGACCAACTGTAATATCCTTAGAACTTCCAAGAAGAACATAAACAAAACAGCCCATGAAGGCCGAATATAGACCATATTGAGGAGGCAAGGATGCAACAGAAGCGTAGGCTATTCCTTGTGGAATGACAGTTAAACCAACAGTAAATCCAGCAATTATGTCCGATATACCTTtctcaaaactatattttggaAGCCAATTCAATatgggtaatttatttttgagagtcTTTTCGGAACAAACACTTCTCACTTGAGTTCCTAAGTAATTTAACACCATGTCTTGGATCTCTTCTTTCtttgtctcattttttttgGTAGGTTTTTCCTCTAGAAAATATGGGAAAacaataagataattaatatcaatttgtcaactaacaaaatatgtactttaattAGGTACTATGTGAGGTGAAATAACCAATGAATGTGGTCAATACCTAAACCAAACAACTTTCCAGTCTGTAATAATAtaaagtcaattaatttttcttagcCAGgccaactaaattttttgatccACACAATTATAGTCTATACATATGACGTTTTGAAGTGAGAGGGGcattgtatcaaatataatccaaatgaaaattaaagaatatatataaagttaatgaGTTGAGGTACCAGATGTAAACTTATCGCAGCCCAGGGATTGTCGATATTTggtcttaataaaatataatattagtaaatatgtaaattaatatgaGCATAGGACAAATTGGACggttttataaaattgtaatcaGTAATTAGCCTATGTTTCAATCAGGGCTACGGAGTCGGTACTTAAAATGTCTGACTACGACTcatgtattttgaatgtcaccgactccgactccaacaaacattatattttttttaataatatgttttatagccaATATAAGTACTATAGGGTCATTTGAGTCTTTGAgcctatataatttaaatatagatttaatttatagttagttattagttatatctatatgtagtaaataattgcgctatgtataaataaattatttcaagtttaatatatttaactagatgaacaagaaatgaaatggatcaaaatatatatctattgttaatacatttataagttgaggaaaataatttatgtactcgtaaccGAGGAAAGACAATACACAAAACATCTCTCTGCAATGTTACACTTttctctgatgacattgactattcaaaAGTCTAATTAATGAACTAATACGGCTCGTGGCTATGTTCCaccctaaataataatttagactttagaagtGCTTGTATGGACTAAAAAGGACGttgaaaatttgtgaagtaaaattataaattaatagtactaaatatctataatttataactatgtatttagaaaataactattcaaatactcaatataattggattataaataagtttcgtttacataaattatattaatttttgtagccgGAGTTGGTAAAAATTTTCCTACTTCTGATTCAGACTCCCCCAAAAATGGCAACGACTCctggttttaataatatatctcaTATACGAAACGTTCATGTTAACTTGGTTCACTCATGGTAAATGTTCGAAATATCCTTTCCTTTGAACTGATACTTCATTATCTGTATGTTAACTCTCACAcgaatataattatcaattttattataaaatgattatgtaggcgttttatattgataataaaaccTTTTCAAGCATTTCTTAGTGGAATAACCCCGTTACAATGTTATACAACAGCTAAGGGATAATGCATACACTGATTAATATATtagttgttaattaattttttgataatgctTTATCAAAAATACTCTAACCTTTGGTGTACTCTTAATCTTGTCCTGTACTTTTTTCAAAGCTAAACattctttattcaatattattattcaactaaCTGTTTGTTTTGATTGAATGTTGTTTTGTTTAGCTTGAATTAAAAAGGAGGGATGTGATCGAATCTTTTAAGAATTACCCTCAACCATTCCATCATAAatcctcatttatttttgttttactataaaaaatacttatactaGTTGCAGATAAAATAGTTTATCGTTATGATATTAATTGAGAAATATCTGCTTCAAAGTAATTCTAAGGGAACTTTGGCTATAATTTGATGAAAAGTTTCGTGATTTTAacagatattataaaaataagttgcgtaaataatataatttatcaatttaaatatgaattttgtgaaaaggaatttataagaaagaaatttataacattataaGTTACAAgacatatataacatattttatctaTCGATGAGTTAGtttaaagatcattttttatcaagtctattgaaagaataataatattctttctgctaatttatttatgtacatttttcagGGATGTCTGCAGGGGGATGTGGGGGGAATTGAAGCTGCTGTAGCCCCCCTCCCACCCAATTGCGTACTTATGCATCCATTGCGTTCAacaccttaaaaaatattctgagcTAGCCTCCCCCCTCCAAAGGAAAAAAAGTCATAGGGACGCCCCTGAATGTTAATAAATAGAAACATCGGAAATTTcaaacaattgaaaatttatataagaaaaatt includes:
- the LOC121114726 gene encoding sodium-independent sulfate anion transporter isoform X3, yielding MVLNYLGTQVRSVCSEKTLKNKLPILNWLPKYSFEKGISDIIAGFTVGLTVIPQGIAYASVASLPPQYGLYSAFMGCFVYVLLGSSKDITVGPTAIMALMTADHAQLTPDYAVLLTFISGLIILAFGLLQLGFVVDFISVPVIAGFTSAAAITIACTQIKGILGLDIDPNTKSHVEGILGNFIDIFNNIHTFRWQDTLLGLICMILLLLMRSLKNVKCSLNNYPKLNRVLNSLLWILSTGRNALIVVICTVLAFTLDPHPDPNNERNNTFILTGNVEGGLPPFGPPPFSTNSTSHGEDKNMVATLGSAIIIIPLIAILENIAIAKAFASGKQVDANQEMIALGLCNIMGSFVRSMPTTGSFSRTAVNAASGVKTTLGGVYTGVLVILSLIFLMPACQFIPKATLAAVIITAVIFSVEFDVIKPMWRSKKIDLLSTFVTFFCCLFWALEFGILIGVGVSLLLLLYSSARPKVDVELMQIEDIKYLMISPHQALHFPSASYIRNFINEKTLENEEILPVVLNFSRINSTDFTLAKILKSMISEFQKRNQTLIFYETSTSVEKTLYGLNIEGLVCLRSEELLINYLLNIFKYINQSLPINEPVPSSLNV
- the LOC121114726 gene encoding sodium-independent sulfate anion transporter isoform X1, with product MYQIVDQEEKPTKKNETKKEEIQDMVLNYLGTQVRSVCSEKTLKNKLPILNWLPKYSFEKGISDIIAGFTVGLTVIPQGIAYASVASLPPQYGLYSAFMGCFVYVLLGSSKDITVGPTAIMALMTADHAQLTPDYAVLLTFISGLIILAFGLLQLGFVVDFISVPVIAGFTSAAAITIACTQIKGILGLDIDPNTKSHVEGILGNFIDIFNNIHTFRWQDTLLGLICMILLLLMRSLKNVKCSLNNYPKLNRVLNSLLWILSTGRNALIVVICTVLAFTLDPHPDPNNERNNTFILTGNVEGGLPPFGPPPFSTNSTSHGEDKNMVATLGSAIIIIPLIAILENIAIAKAFASGKQVDANQEMIALGLCNIMGSFVRSMPTTGSFSRTAVNAASGVKTTLGGVYTGVLVILSLIFLMPACQFIPKATLAAVIITAVIFSVEFDVIKPMWRSKKIDLLSTFVTFFCCLFWALEFGILIGVGVSLLLLLYSSARPKVDVELMQIEDIKYLMISPHQALHFPSASYIRNFINEKTLENEEILPVVLNFSRINSTDFTLAKILKSMISEFQKRNQTLIFYETSTSVEKTLYGLNIEGLVCLRSEELLINYLLNIFKYINQSLPINEPVPSSLNV
- the LOC121114726 gene encoding sodium-independent sulfate anion transporter isoform X2, translated to MKNVKEEKPTKKNETKKEEIQDMVLNYLGTQVRSVCSEKTLKNKLPILNWLPKYSFEKGISDIIAGFTVGLTVIPQGIAYASVASLPPQYGLYSAFMGCFVYVLLGSSKDITVGPTAIMALMTADHAQLTPDYAVLLTFISGLIILAFGLLQLGFVVDFISVPVIAGFTSAAAITIACTQIKGILGLDIDPNTKSHVEGILGNFIDIFNNIHTFRWQDTLLGLICMILLLLMRSLKNVKCSLNNYPKLNRVLNSLLWILSTGRNALIVVICTVLAFTLDPHPDPNNERNNTFILTGNVEGGLPPFGPPPFSTNSTSHGEDKNMVATLGSAIIIIPLIAILENIAIAKAFASGKQVDANQEMIALGLCNIMGSFVRSMPTTGSFSRTAVNAASGVKTTLGGVYTGVLVILSLIFLMPACQFIPKATLAAVIITAVIFSVEFDVIKPMWRSKKIDLLSTFVTFFCCLFWALEFGILIGVGVSLLLLLYSSARPKVDVELMQIEDIKYLMISPHQALHFPSASYIRNFINEKTLENEEILPVVLNFSRINSTDFTLAKILKSMISEFQKRNQTLIFYETSTSVEKTLYGLNIEGLVCLRSEELLINYLLNIFKYINQSLPINEPVPSSLNV